In Acidovorax sp. GBBC 1281, a single window of DNA contains:
- a CDS encoding GyrI-like domain-containing protein, whose translation MSPTLETFGAFTVAGITTRTCNRQERDPAQARIGPLWQRFAAEGVAQRLQQPGLAPPRVVGVYSRYASDHEGEFDVLAGVALDGAGAAPAPGLERVQVPAGTYLVFRRQGALPQAVIDTWGAVWAHFGQHPVPLRRFDVDFEAYEGPDQVAVCIGVQG comes from the coding sequence ATGTCCCCCACCCTGGAAACCTTCGGCGCCTTCACCGTCGCCGGCATAACCACGCGCACCTGCAACCGCCAGGAGCGCGACCCTGCCCAGGCCCGCATCGGCCCGCTGTGGCAGCGGTTCGCCGCCGAGGGCGTGGCCCAGCGGTTGCAGCAGCCCGGCCTGGCGCCGCCCCGCGTGGTGGGCGTGTACAGCCGGTATGCGTCCGACCACGAGGGCGAATTCGACGTGCTCGCGGGCGTGGCCCTGGACGGCGCCGGTGCCGCGCCCGCGCCCGGCCTAGAGCGCGTGCAGGTGCCGGCCGGCACCTACCTCGTGTTCCGCCGGCAGGGCGCGCTGCCGCAGGCCGTGATCGACACCTGGGGTGCGGTGTGGGCGCACTTCGGGCAGCACCCCGTGCCGCTCCGCCGCTTCGACGTCGATTTCGAAGCCTACGAAGGCCCCGACCAGGTTGCCGTCTGCATCGGCGTGCAGGGCTGA
- a CDS encoding ABC transporter substrate-binding protein, with translation MRFSLSLAATLAAAAFTMATPLAAQAATFRFARPADVSSWDIHAQNVGVNNALHSAVYETLVEYNSKTFKPEPQLATAWKRVSPTQLRITLRQGVKFSDGSALTADDVKFSLERAKAKTSNYAVYTQGIDRVEVVDANTVDIFSEVPNPVLVNQLTELRIMSKPWAEKNNATAPKDIKTSDEPYTHRNTLGTGPFVLKSWAPDQRLVLAANPHWWGKGKFGGNVTDVVYTPIKSDATRTAALLSGEVDFVLDPSLQDVARIRQQPQLKVLDGAENRTIFLGLDQFRDELQNSSVKGKNPLKDVRVRKALYQSIDINAIQRVVLRGLAQPTGAIIARQVNGWTPKADVRWPYDPAAAQKLLAEAGYPQGFDVDFACSAGRYINDEQLCQAITAQWAKVGVKARLRSLPFATYFPMIQRNEASIYLLGWGVPTFDAFYSLQSLIRSPGAGGDGNFNLGRFSDPQQDALIERIKKETDAATRNSLIEQALVQDHQLISHIPLYNQVIPWAASQKVEIIHRADNRIDWRLLKVN, from the coding sequence ATGCGCTTTTCGCTTTCCCTCGCGGCCACCCTGGCCGCTGCCGCCTTCACCATGGCCACGCCGCTGGCCGCGCAGGCCGCCACCTTCCGCTTCGCCCGCCCGGCCGACGTGTCCTCGTGGGACATCCACGCGCAGAACGTGGGCGTGAACAACGCGCTGCATTCGGCCGTGTACGAAACGCTGGTCGAATACAACAGCAAGACCTTCAAGCCCGAGCCGCAGCTGGCCACCGCCTGGAAGCGGGTCAGCCCCACGCAGCTGCGCATCACGCTGCGCCAGGGCGTGAAGTTCAGCGACGGCTCCGCCCTCACGGCCGACGACGTGAAGTTCTCGCTGGAGCGCGCCAAGGCCAAGACCTCCAACTACGCCGTGTACACGCAGGGCATCGACCGCGTGGAAGTGGTGGACGCGAACACCGTGGACATCTTCTCCGAGGTGCCCAACCCGGTGCTGGTCAACCAGCTGACCGAACTGCGCATCATGAGCAAGCCCTGGGCCGAGAAGAACAACGCCACGGCCCCGAAGGACATCAAGACCAGCGATGAGCCCTACACGCACCGCAACACGCTGGGCACGGGCCCGTTCGTGCTCAAGTCCTGGGCGCCCGACCAGCGCCTGGTGCTGGCGGCCAATCCCCACTGGTGGGGCAAGGGGAAATTCGGCGGCAACGTGACCGACGTGGTCTACACGCCCATCAAGTCCGATGCCACGCGCACGGCGGCGCTGCTGTCGGGCGAGGTGGACTTCGTGCTCGACCCCAGCCTGCAGGACGTGGCGCGCATCCGCCAGCAGCCGCAGCTGAAGGTGCTGGACGGCGCCGAGAACCGCACCATCTTCCTGGGCCTGGACCAGTTCCGCGACGAGCTGCAGAACTCCAGCGTGAAGGGCAAGAACCCGCTCAAGGACGTGCGCGTGCGCAAAGCGCTCTACCAGTCCATCGACATCAACGCCATCCAGCGCGTGGTGCTGCGCGGCCTGGCCCAGCCCACCGGCGCGATCATCGCGCGGCAGGTGAACGGCTGGACCCCGAAGGCCGACGTGCGCTGGCCCTACGACCCCGCCGCCGCGCAGAAGCTGCTGGCCGAGGCCGGCTACCCGCAGGGCTTCGACGTGGACTTCGCCTGCAGCGCGGGCCGCTACATCAACGACGAGCAGCTGTGCCAGGCCATCACCGCCCAGTGGGCCAAGGTGGGCGTGAAAGCCAGGCTGCGCTCGCTGCCGTTCGCCACCTACTTCCCGATGATCCAGCGCAACGAGGCCAGCATCTACCTGCTGGGCTGGGGCGTGCCGACGTTCGATGCGTTCTATTCGCTGCAGTCGCTGATCCGCTCGCCCGGTGCCGGCGGCGACGGCAACTTCAACCTGGGCCGCTTCAGCGACCCGCAGCAGGACGCGCTGATCGAGCGCATCAAGAAGGAAACCGACGCCGCCACGCGCAACAGCCTGATCGAGCAGGCGCTGGTGCAGGACCACCAGCTCATCTCGCACATCCCGCTGTACAACCAGGTGATCCCCTGGGCGGCCTCGCAGAAGGTGGAGATCATCCACCGCGCGGACAACCGCATCGACTGGCGCCTGCTGAAGGTCAACTGA
- a CDS encoding DMT family transporter, with the protein MPSPLPYFALLFNAFVWGLAWWPFRVMHGAGLHPLWATAVMYSAILAGLLALRPGLWAQVRQHPQLWLLALSSGLNNVAFNWAVTVGDVVRVVLLFYLMPVWGLLLAWRVLGERPTPMALLRLALAFTGVVLVLLPEGTSPSRLLQNLSLADGLALAGGFLFALTNVTLRRLHAVPGQARMFVMFGGCMLMALVVTCIGLQAGVVEPFPPVNATWVATAALLAVALWLGNGALQYGASRLAAGTTAVILLSEVVFASVSSVLLSAAQLQPRTLLGGGLIVFAALLASLRR; encoded by the coding sequence ATGCCATCGCCGCTGCCCTATTTCGCCCTGCTGTTCAATGCCTTCGTCTGGGGCCTGGCATGGTGGCCGTTCCGGGTGATGCACGGGGCGGGGCTGCACCCGCTGTGGGCGACCGCCGTGATGTACAGCGCCATCCTGGCCGGCCTGCTGGCGCTGCGCCCGGGCCTGTGGGCACAGGTGCGCCAGCACCCGCAGCTGTGGCTGCTGGCCCTGAGTTCGGGGCTGAACAACGTGGCCTTCAACTGGGCGGTGACCGTGGGCGACGTGGTGCGCGTGGTCTTGCTGTTCTATCTGATGCCGGTCTGGGGCCTGCTGCTGGCCTGGCGGGTGCTGGGCGAGCGGCCCACGCCCATGGCGCTGCTTCGGCTGGCGCTGGCCTTCACCGGCGTGGTGCTGGTGCTGCTGCCCGAGGGCACCTCGCCGTCCCGGCTGCTGCAGAACCTGTCGCTCGCCGACGGGCTGGCGCTGGCGGGCGGCTTCCTCTTCGCGCTGACCAACGTCACGCTGCGGCGGCTGCATGCGGTGCCGGGACAGGCGCGCATGTTCGTCATGTTCGGCGGCTGCATGCTGATGGCGCTGGTGGTGACCTGCATCGGGCTGCAGGCCGGCGTGGTGGAGCCGTTTCCCCCGGTGAACGCCACCTGGGTCGCCACGGCCGCCCTGCTGGCGGTGGCGCTGTGGCTGGGCAACGGGGCGCTGCAGTACGGGGCGTCGCGGCTGGCGGCGGGCACCACGGCGGTGATCCTGCTGTCGGAGGTGGTGTTCGCCAGCGTGTCGTCGGTGCTGCTGTCGGCCGCGCAGCTGCAGCCGCGCACCTTGCTGGGCGGGGGCCTGATCGTGTTCGCCGCCCTCCTCGCATCGCTGCGGCGCTGA
- a CDS encoding helix-turn-helix transcriptional regulator: protein MRRADRLFQIVQLIRGRRLSTADFLAKRLEVSARTIYRDVADLQHQGVPIEGEAGVGYRLGAGFDLPPLMFSQGEANALVAAARLAQSWLDTGLAGEVESALGKILSVLPPAARAAAEAQALYAPAVAVDPRTQALLRPLREAVQSRHVVRLHYADEQGRPSERRVRPLGCFYWGKVWTLSTWCELRDDFRGFRVDRIVSLDVLDERFTVEPGRSLADMLRHVWGRPGVGPGGG from the coding sequence ATGCGCCGCGCCGACCGCCTGTTCCAGATCGTCCAGCTCATCCGGGGCCGGCGCCTGTCCACGGCCGACTTCCTGGCGAAGCGGCTGGAGGTCTCGGCGCGCACCATCTACCGCGACGTGGCCGACCTGCAGCATCAGGGCGTGCCCATCGAGGGCGAGGCCGGCGTGGGCTACCGCCTGGGCGCGGGCTTCGACCTGCCGCCGCTCATGTTCAGCCAGGGCGAGGCCAATGCGCTGGTCGCCGCCGCCCGGCTGGCGCAGTCCTGGCTGGACACCGGCCTGGCCGGCGAGGTGGAAAGCGCCCTGGGCAAGATCCTCTCGGTGCTGCCGCCCGCGGCGCGCGCGGCCGCCGAGGCGCAGGCGCTCTATGCCCCGGCCGTGGCGGTGGACCCGCGCACCCAGGCCCTGCTGCGCCCGCTGCGCGAGGCCGTGCAGTCCCGCCATGTGGTGCGGCTGCACTATGCCGACGAACAGGGGCGCCCCAGCGAGCGCCGGGTGCGGCCGCTGGGGTGCTTTTACTGGGGCAAGGTCTGGACGCTGTCCACCTGGTGCGAGCTGCGCGATGACTTTCGCGGCTTTCGCGTGGACCGGATCGTCTCGCTCGACGTGCTGGACGAGCGCTTCACCGTGGAGCCCGGCCGCTCGCTGGCCGACATGCTGCGCCACGTGTGGGGCCGCCCCGGGGTCGGGCCCGGCGGCGGCTGA
- the dctP gene encoding TRAP transporter substrate-binding protein DctP — translation MKRRSWCALFMALGSLALPGAASAQAKWTLATGYLPEVFHTVNLQQFAQEVNDRTKGALVIDVRPDNSVARLSEIAGQVRAGKIAAGEVLLSSLAADTKLAGADAIPFIVDSYDDALRLWKAQRPVLQEALDRQGLVPLYAVPWPAQGLFTMRSIRHVSDLRGARMRSYSPSTVRIAQLMGATPVDVPTKGINQAVLDRQIDTLFTSPVTGVENKVWELPIKYFYNVHAWYPKNLVLVNKAQWLALPEGTRKIVEEAAAQAQVRGWNASSAASTASIAELARNGIKVETPDFELRRELRRLGEQFSLEYIRDTGADGNRMMIPYFSGENAAAAAKTR, via the coding sequence ATGAAACGTCGTTCATGGTGCGCGCTCTTCATGGCGCTCGGTTCTTTGGCGCTGCCCGGCGCCGCGTCGGCGCAGGCAAAGTGGACCCTCGCCACGGGCTACCTGCCCGAGGTGTTCCACACCGTCAACCTGCAGCAGTTCGCCCAGGAGGTGAACGACCGCACGAAGGGCGCGCTGGTGATCGACGTGCGCCCCGACAACAGCGTGGCCCGGCTGTCCGAGATCGCCGGCCAGGTGCGCGCCGGCAAGATCGCGGCGGGCGAGGTGCTGCTCAGCTCGCTGGCGGCCGACACCAAGCTGGCCGGGGCCGACGCCATTCCCTTCATCGTGGACAGCTACGACGACGCGCTGCGGCTGTGGAAGGCGCAGCGCCCCGTGCTGCAGGAGGCACTGGACCGGCAGGGCCTGGTGCCGCTGTACGCCGTGCCCTGGCCGGCCCAGGGTCTGTTCACCATGCGGTCCATCCGCCACGTGAGCGACCTGCGCGGCGCCAGGATGCGCAGCTACAGCCCCAGCACCGTGCGCATCGCCCAGCTGATGGGCGCCACGCCGGTGGACGTGCCCACCAAGGGCATCAACCAGGCCGTGCTGGACCGGCAGATCGACACGCTGTTCACCTCCCCCGTCACCGGGGTGGAGAACAAGGTATGGGAGCTGCCCATCAAGTACTTCTACAACGTGCATGCCTGGTACCCGAAGAACCTGGTGCTGGTCAACAAGGCCCAGTGGCTGGCCCTGCCCGAAGGCACGCGCAAGATCGTCGAGGAGGCCGCCGCCCAGGCCCAGGTGCGGGGGTGGAACGCGAGCAGCGCCGCGTCCACCGCCTCCATCGCCGAGCTGGCGCGCAACGGCATCAAGGTGGAGACGCCCGACTTCGAGCTGCGCCGCGAGCTGCGGCGCCTGGGCGAGCAGTTCTCGCTCGAATACATCCGCGACACCGGCGCCGACGGCAACCGCATGATGATTCCGTACTTCTCCGGCGAGAATGCCGCTGCCGCCGCCAAGACCCGGTGA
- a CDS encoding glutathione peroxidase — MTSVYDFEARQMNGQTVPLRQYAGQLLLIVNTASACGFTPQFAGLEALHQQYGPQGLAVLGFPCNQFGRQDPGSNDEIASFCQLNYGVSFPMMAKIDVNGADADPLYRWLKAEAPGLLGTQAIKWNFTKFLIGRDGQVLRRYGPRDTPQSMAGDIEAALKR, encoded by the coding sequence ATGACCAGCGTCTACGACTTCGAGGCCCGGCAGATGAACGGCCAGACCGTGCCCCTGCGGCAGTACGCGGGGCAGCTGCTGCTCATCGTCAACACGGCGAGCGCCTGCGGCTTCACGCCGCAGTTCGCCGGGCTGGAGGCCCTGCACCAGCAATACGGCCCCCAGGGGCTGGCCGTGCTGGGGTTTCCCTGCAACCAGTTCGGCCGCCAGGACCCGGGCAGCAACGACGAGATCGCCAGCTTCTGCCAGCTCAACTACGGCGTGAGCTTTCCGATGATGGCCAAGATCGACGTGAACGGCGCCGACGCCGACCCGCTGTACCGCTGGCTCAAGGCCGAGGCCCCGGGCCTGCTGGGCACCCAGGCGATCAAGTGGAACTTCACCAAGTTCCTCATCGGCCGGGACGGGCAGGTGCTGCGCCGCTACGGACCGCGGGACACGCCGCAGTCCATGGCGGGCGACATCGAGGCCGCCCTCAAGCGCTGA
- a CDS encoding VOC family protein translates to MTSSAPASSVSAISWFKIPCADLGRAQAFYEQVLGRPMQRQTMGGDPLAVFAYDRPATGGCLIEGPSRRVAPDAGTRIYLDCAPGLDAAVDRIAPAGGRVIDACIELPNGIGFIAHLCDTEGNTVGLHAMAR, encoded by the coding sequence ATGACCTCTTCTGCCCCCGCTTCTTCCGTTTCCGCCATCAGCTGGTTCAAGATCCCCTGCGCCGACCTCGGCCGCGCCCAGGCCTTCTACGAACAGGTGCTGGGCCGGCCCATGCAACGCCAGACGATGGGCGGCGATCCGCTGGCCGTCTTCGCCTACGACCGGCCGGCCACCGGCGGCTGCCTCATCGAAGGCCCGAGCCGCCGCGTGGCGCCCGATGCCGGCACGCGCATCTACCTCGACTGCGCCCCGGGCCTGGACGCTGCTGTCGACCGCATCGCCCCGGCGGGCGGGCGCGTGATCGATGCCTGCATCGAGCTGCCGAACGGCATCGGCTTCATCGCGCACCTGTGCGACACCGAGGGCAACACCGTCGGCCTGCACGCCATGGCGCGCTGA
- the lplT gene encoding lysophospholipid transporter LplT gives MKRGFYTIMSAQFFSSLADNALFVAAVELLRTNGSPEWQRAALVPMFALFYVVLAPFVGAFADAMPKGKVMFFSNAIKVVGCLMMLFGSHPLIAYAVVGLGAAAYSPAKYGILTELLPASQLVKANGWIEGLTIASIILGVLLGGQLVGPAIAGLLLSVDLPFVDTGVDTAAEAAIAALITLYLVAAWFNTRIPHTGVEMRPLPSNPLAMLPDFWACNNRLWRDKLGQISLSTTTLFWGAGGNLKFIVLAWAAAALSYNTTQASALTGVVAIGTAVGAVVASMRMRLDMATKVIPLGIAMGLLLVLMVFIKSIWVAIPFLILLGGLGGYLVVPMNALLQHRGHNLMGAGRSIAVQNFNEQACILALGAFYSLSLKMGLSVFGAITAFGLVVAGVMWLIRRWHQHNCVRYREEVDHLLHLARHDHHH, from the coding sequence ATGAAGCGCGGTTTCTACACCATCATGTCGGCGCAGTTTTTCAGCTCGCTGGCCGACAACGCACTTTTCGTGGCCGCCGTGGAATTGCTGCGCACCAACGGGTCGCCGGAATGGCAGCGTGCGGCGCTCGTGCCGATGTTCGCGCTGTTCTACGTGGTGCTTGCGCCGTTCGTGGGCGCCTTCGCTGATGCGATGCCCAAGGGCAAGGTCATGTTCTTCAGCAACGCGATCAAGGTCGTGGGCTGCCTCATGATGCTGTTCGGCTCGCACCCGCTGATCGCCTACGCCGTGGTCGGCCTGGGCGCGGCGGCCTACTCGCCCGCCAAGTACGGCATCCTCACCGAGCTGCTGCCGGCCTCGCAGCTGGTCAAGGCCAACGGGTGGATCGAGGGGCTGACCATCGCCTCCATCATCCTGGGCGTGCTGCTGGGCGGCCAGCTCGTGGGGCCCGCCATCGCCGGCCTGCTGCTGTCGGTGGACCTGCCCTTCGTGGACACCGGCGTGGACACCGCGGCCGAGGCCGCCATCGCCGCGCTGATCACGCTGTACCTGGTCGCCGCGTGGTTCAACACCCGAATTCCCCACACCGGCGTGGAGATGCGCCCGCTGCCCTCCAACCCGCTGGCGATGCTGCCGGACTTCTGGGCCTGCAACAACCGCCTGTGGCGCGACAAGCTGGGCCAGATCTCGCTGTCCACCACCACCCTCTTCTGGGGCGCGGGCGGCAACCTCAAGTTCATCGTGCTGGCCTGGGCCGCGGCCGCGCTCTCCTACAACACCACGCAGGCCTCGGCCCTCACCGGGGTGGTGGCCATCGGCACGGCCGTGGGCGCGGTGGTGGCCTCCATGCGCATGCGGCTGGACATGGCCACCAAGGTGATCCCACTGGGCATCGCCATGGGCCTGCTGCTGGTGCTGATGGTGTTCATCAAGAGCATCTGGGTCGCCATTCCCTTCCTCATCCTGCTGGGCGGCCTGGGCGGCTACCTGGTGGTGCCGATGAACGCGCTGCTGCAGCACCGGGGCCACAACCTCATGGGCGCGGGCCGCTCCATCGCGGTGCAGAATTTCAACGAGCAGGCCTGCATCCTGGCGCTGGGCGCGTTCTACAGCCTGTCGCTCAAGATGGGGCTGTCGGTGTTCGGCGCCATCACCGCGTTCGGTCTCGTGGTGGCCGGGGTGATGTGGCTGATCCGCCGCTGGCACCAGCACAACTGCGTGCGCTACCGCGAAGAGGTGGACCACCTGCTGCACCTGGCGCGGCACGATCACCACCACTGA
- a CDS encoding LysR family transcriptional regulator translates to MGSIDPQESTPQLLNRLRMRQVALMLAIAEHRTLRAAAGALGLSQPAATKMLHELEAALGQPLFDRVGRGLRLNAAGERVTGYFRSIRGSMEALNRELSEMRLGSAGKLSVGSIMAASPGRLTDALLGLKAVFPLLALEIAVDTSDRLLAQLREGVLEVVVGRRSGDSGRDCTFQPIDGEGLAVVVRNGHPLASKARVGFAALLDFPWVLQPAGSPMRDLIAQEFKDHGAALPQGLIETGSILTTINLVRRSELIGVIPEAVAQRDAEHGLLHVLPYRFQHTLEAYGSLVRADRPLSPPAQAFLRLLHAPK, encoded by the coding sequence ATGGGCTCCATCGATCCGCAGGAAAGCACCCCGCAGCTGCTCAACCGGCTGCGCATGCGGCAGGTCGCGCTGATGCTGGCCATCGCCGAGCACCGCACACTGCGCGCGGCCGCGGGCGCGCTGGGCCTGAGCCAGCCGGCCGCGACCAAGATGCTCCACGAACTGGAGGCCGCCCTCGGCCAGCCGCTGTTCGACCGGGTGGGCCGCGGCCTGCGGCTGAACGCCGCGGGCGAGCGGGTGACCGGCTACTTTCGCAGCATCCGCGGCAGCATGGAAGCGCTGAACCGCGAGCTCAGCGAGATGCGGCTGGGCAGCGCGGGCAAGCTGTCGGTCGGCAGCATCATGGCGGCCTCGCCGGGCCGGCTGACCGACGCGCTGCTCGGGCTGAAAGCGGTGTTCCCGCTGCTGGCGCTGGAGATCGCCGTGGACACGAGCGACCGGCTGCTGGCGCAGCTGCGCGAGGGCGTGCTCGAAGTGGTGGTGGGCCGGCGTTCCGGCGATTCGGGCCGGGACTGCACCTTCCAGCCCATCGACGGCGAAGGCCTGGCGGTGGTGGTGCGCAACGGCCATCCCCTGGCGAGCAAGGCGCGCGTGGGCTTCGCGGCGCTGCTCGATTTTCCGTGGGTGCTGCAGCCGGCCGGCAGCCCCATGCGCGACCTGATCGCGCAGGAGTTCAAGGACCACGGCGCGGCGCTGCCGCAGGGGCTGATCGAGACCGGCTCCATCCTCACCACCATCAACCTGGTGCGGCGCTCCGAACTGATCGGGGTGATCCCGGAGGCCGTGGCGCAGCGCGATGCAGAGCACGGCCTGCTGCACGTGCTGCCCTACCGCTTCCAGCACACGCTGGAGGCCTACGGCAGCCTGGTGCGGGCCGACCGGCCGCTGAGCCCGCCGGCCCAGGCGTTCCTGCGGCTGCTGCACGCGCCGAAGTAA
- a CDS encoding ProQ/FINO family protein: MTDSVTAQEQQNHVPAPASTSAAVTDASSAPVVTDAAAATASPAADGPQAGEGPQEAAPRADRPASRRGGRNRRKPGSAPVAEGAAPAAQAAPRNGKGAGPQGSQGPRRTHPALEQLAALYPHLFGAQFLPLKRGIFQDLQAAHPDLFERDALKLALGIHTRSTRYLQVVAEGRQRHDLQGHAVEAMAPEHVHHALLEVFRRRKPRDGEDMTAKLRRRIAQAYEASGLTREAYDALVRGRDEAANALLDEAFAEVAERDAKAEALLRAFEASGSTVAQFADMYGMDPRTAERSLHRARQLRAAPVAAPAAPAADAPSEPPAEPAA; the protein is encoded by the coding sequence ATGACCGACTCCGTGACCGCACAAGAACAACAGAACCACGTCCCCGCGCCGGCCTCCACCTCGGCGGCCGTGACCGACGCTTCCAGCGCACCGGTGGTGACCGACGCCGCTGCCGCCACGGCATCGCCCGCGGCCGATGGCCCGCAGGCGGGTGAAGGGCCGCAGGAGGCCGCGCCGCGCGCCGACCGCCCCGCCTCGCGCCGCGGCGGCCGCAACCGCCGCAAGCCCGGCAGTGCCCCGGTCGCCGAAGGCGCCGCGCCCGCAGCGCAGGCCGCGCCCCGCAACGGCAAGGGCGCCGGCCCGCAAGGCTCGCAAGGCCCGCGCCGCACGCATCCCGCGCTGGAGCAACTGGCCGCGTTGTACCCGCACCTGTTCGGCGCGCAGTTCCTGCCGCTCAAGCGCGGCATCTTCCAGGACCTGCAGGCCGCCCACCCCGATCTGTTCGAGCGCGATGCGCTCAAGCTCGCCCTGGGCATCCACACCCGCTCCACGCGCTACCTGCAGGTGGTGGCCGAAGGCCGCCAGCGCCACGACCTGCAGGGCCATGCCGTGGAGGCCATGGCCCCCGAGCATGTGCACCATGCGCTGCTGGAAGTGTTCCGCCGCCGCAAGCCCCGCGACGGCGAGGACATGACCGCCAAGCTGCGCCGCCGCATCGCGCAGGCCTACGAGGCCTCGGGCCTTACCCGCGAGGCGTACGACGCGCTGGTGCGGGGCCGCGACGAGGCCGCCAATGCCCTGCTCGACGAAGCCTTCGCCGAAGTGGCCGAGCGCGACGCCAAGGCCGAGGCGCTGCTGCGTGCCTTCGAGGCCAGCGGCAGCACGGTGGCGCAGTTCGCCGACATGTACGGCATGGACCCGCGCACGGCCGAACGCTCGCTGCACCGCGCGCGCCAGCTGCGCGCCGCGCCGGTGGCGGCTCCTGCCGCACCGGCCGCCGACGCGCCGTCCGAACCCCCGGCCGAGCCCGCCGCCTGA
- the alr gene encoding alanine racemase, whose translation MPRPIQATIHTAALQHNLERARASAPDALAWAVVKANAYGHGIERVFEGLRAADGFALLDLSEAERLRALGWRGPILLLEGVFEPRDLELCSRLGLWHAVHCDEQIDWLAAHKTQAPHRVFLKMNTGMNRLGFTPERYRSAWARLNALTQVDEISYMTHFSDADGPRGIAHQMQAFQAATQDLPGEKSVCNSAATLRHAVDARVRGDWIRAGIVLYGGAPDHPEHDAAHWNLQPSMTLSARVIAVQHVQAGDTVGYGSAFTADAPLTIGVLACGYADGYPRHAGTGTPVLVNGVRTRVVGRVSMDMITVDLSPVIAAGVEAGFGAEATLWGRAASGAVLSIDEVAHAAGTVSWELMCALAPRVPVAVA comes from the coding sequence ATGCCGCGTCCCATCCAAGCCACCATCCACACTGCTGCACTGCAACACAATCTCGAGCGCGCCCGCGCCAGTGCGCCGGACGCCCTGGCCTGGGCGGTGGTGAAGGCCAATGCCTACGGCCACGGCATCGAGCGCGTGTTCGAGGGGCTGCGCGCGGCCGACGGCTTCGCCCTGCTGGACCTGTCCGAGGCCGAGCGCCTGCGCGCCCTGGGCTGGCGCGGCCCCATCCTGCTGCTGGAGGGCGTGTTCGAGCCGCGCGACCTGGAGCTGTGTTCGCGCCTGGGGCTGTGGCACGCGGTGCATTGCGACGAGCAGATCGATTGGCTGGCCGCCCACAAGACGCAGGCGCCGCACCGCGTCTTCCTCAAGATGAACACGGGCATGAACCGCCTGGGCTTCACGCCCGAGCGCTACCGCTCGGCCTGGGCGCGGCTCAATGCGCTCACGCAGGTGGACGAGATCTCGTACATGACCCACTTCAGCGACGCCGACGGCCCCCGCGGCATCGCGCACCAGATGCAGGCCTTCCAGGCTGCCACGCAGGACCTGCCCGGCGAGAAGAGCGTGTGCAACAGCGCGGCCACCCTGCGCCATGCGGTCGATGCGCGCGTGCGCGGGGACTGGATCCGCGCCGGCATCGTGCTCTACGGCGGCGCGCCGGACCACCCCGAGCACGACGCCGCCCACTGGAACCTGCAGCCTTCGATGACGCTCTCGGCCCGCGTGATCGCGGTGCAGCACGTGCAGGCCGGCGACACGGTGGGCTACGGCTCCGCCTTCACGGCCGACGCCCCGCTCACCATCGGCGTGCTGGCCTGCGGCTATGCCGACGGCTACCCGCGCCACGCCGGCACCGGCACGCCCGTGCTGGTGAACGGCGTGCGCACGCGCGTGGTGGGCCGGGTGAGCATGGACATGATCACGGTGGACCTCTCCCCCGTGATCGCGGCGGGCGTGGAGGCGGGCTTCGGCGCCGAGGCCACGCTCTGGGGGCGCGCCGCCAGCGGTGCCGTGCTGTCGATCGACGAGGTGGCGCATGCCGCCGGCACGGTGAGCTGGGAGCTGATGTGCGCCCTGGCCCCGCGCGTGCCCGTGGCGGTGGCCTGA